One stretch of Tenuifilum sp. 4138str DNA includes these proteins:
- a CDS encoding arsenate reductase/protein-tyrosine-phosphatase family protein, translating to MKEILIVSQNNACRSAMAEGWFKYYARGAANVTSAGIEPTQLDLNAAQSMMDAVIDITKHQPKSLNSLTDKEFDIVLVLDNKVAKTASSNLQYKNLYVFHFDSPKATESDDSLTRKAYDTLRDDIENWAFDFIHQHIKRLM from the coding sequence ATGAAGGAAATACTTATAGTTTCGCAAAACAACGCCTGCCGTTCGGCCATGGCCGAAGGTTGGTTTAAATACTATGCTCGTGGTGCTGCAAATGTAACCAGCGCAGGAATTGAACCTACACAACTTGACCTTAACGCAGCTCAAAGCATGATGGATGCAGTAATTGATATAACCAAGCATCAACCCAAAAGCCTTAACTCACTTACCGATAAGGAATTCGACATTGTTCTGGTTTTAGATAACAAGGTAGCAAAAACTGCAAGCAGTAATCTGCAATATAAAAACCTATATGTATTTCATTTCGACAGCCCTAAAGCTACTGAGAGTGACGATTCGCTTACCCGTAAAGCCTACGATACCCTAAGAGATGACATTGAGAACTGGGCTTTCGATTTCATTCACCAACACATTAAAAGGTTGATGTAG
- a CDS encoding TonB-dependent receptor: MSVKPPYYIFLCVLVIFITGFASLHAQERRVKISGIVKDTLNMPIPSASVIIVGSSLGVSTDDEGRFSITVTDIDTISIRFSCLGYQTQEMNVKAERGKFLEVILKPSEEHIEGVYVRSQQRKVGNIERIRIDGLKTSPNVSGGLESLVKLLPGVSSSNELSSQYSVRGGNFDENLVYVNDVEVYRPFLIRSAQQEGLSFINPDMVGAVEFSSGGFTAEFGDKMSSVLNVRYREPKANALRVSAGLLGASATLEGVAIGNSLTYMSGMRYKTSRYILNSLETKGDYTPSFFDWQGIANYKISERITIGLLGNVAINRFDFQPRVRETRFGVFNNTLQLKIYYDGQEKDRYLSSMAALITAIRVTSNFNVKVIGSSYYSNERETYDLLGQYFLNELDNSMGSKTYGDSLINVGIGGFLDHARNHINLKVQSLNLLGDMWFGKSLTKLGVQLQREALSDELLEWGLVDSSGYAIPYTGSQVGLDRFFGAASTIESYRALGFAQADLHFNVGNWQYRTNVGFRVSHWSFNKEILFSPRLALSFNHSNYRSLQYHLSFGYYFQPPFYREIRLASGELNRNIKAQQSIHALAGAEYYFTAWSRPFRMSIEFYNKWLNRLIPYSVDNVRLRYSGENMARGYARGADLKINGELVSGAESWLSLSILKTKEDNLYDSYIDEGGNTVYPGYYFRPTDQTFSVSLFLQDYLPGDKSFRVNLTGVYGSGLPMLDSSVPDQKSFRMPSYKRIDVGFTKSFIDNGKRLVGNLKIANLSVGVDIFNLFNFNNTVSYLWVQTVANQEGNSYRFAVPNYLTSRRVNVRFQMNF, encoded by the coding sequence ATGAGCGTAAAACCGCCATATTACATCTTTCTATGTGTTTTGGTGATATTTATCACCGGTTTTGCGTCGCTACATGCTCAGGAGCGAAGGGTGAAGATATCTGGCATTGTTAAGGATACGCTTAATATGCCTATACCCTCGGCAAGCGTTATTATTGTAGGAAGTTCTTTAGGTGTTTCAACCGACGATGAGGGGCGCTTCTCAATCACAGTAACCGATATTGATACAATTTCTATTAGGTTTTCGTGCCTGGGATACCAAACACAGGAAATGAATGTTAAAGCTGAAAGGGGTAAGTTCCTTGAGGTAATTTTAAAACCATCGGAAGAGCATATTGAAGGGGTTTACGTTCGTTCGCAGCAACGGAAGGTGGGAAACATTGAGCGCATTAGAATTGATGGATTAAAAACGTCCCCGAATGTGTCGGGCGGGTTGGAGTCACTGGTAAAGCTTTTGCCCGGGGTTTCATCGTCCAATGAGCTGAGCTCACAGTATAGTGTAAGAGGAGGGAATTTTGATGAAAATTTGGTTTACGTTAACGATGTTGAGGTTTACAGGCCTTTCCTGATTCGCTCAGCTCAGCAGGAGGGTTTAAGTTTCATAAACCCCGATATGGTTGGGGCGGTTGAGTTCTCATCGGGTGGGTTTACGGCTGAATTTGGCGATAAGATGTCGTCGGTGCTTAATGTGCGTTACCGTGAGCCTAAAGCAAATGCGTTAAGGGTCAGTGCCGGTTTGCTGGGTGCCTCGGCAACCCTGGAAGGAGTTGCCATTGGCAACTCGCTTACCTACATGTCAGGGATGCGCTATAAGACATCGCGTTATATACTCAACTCGCTGGAAACCAAAGGCGATTACACCCCTTCGTTCTTCGATTGGCAAGGCATAGCAAACTATAAAATCTCCGAGAGGATTACCATTGGGCTGTTGGGCAATGTGGCCATAAACCGTTTCGACTTTCAGCCAAGGGTGCGTGAAACCCGTTTTGGTGTTTTTAACAACACCCTTCAGCTTAAAATTTACTACGATGGTCAAGAGAAAGACAGGTATTTATCGTCAATGGCTGCCTTAATTACTGCAATTAGGGTAACCTCCAATTTTAATGTCAAGGTAATTGGGTCATCATATTACTCAAACGAACGGGAAACATACGATTTGCTTGGGCAGTATTTCCTGAATGAGCTCGATAACTCCATGGGATCAAAAACCTATGGCGATAGCCTGATAAATGTTGGGATTGGAGGATTTCTGGATCATGCCCGTAACCATATCAACCTTAAAGTTCAAAGCTTAAACCTGCTTGGCGATATGTGGTTCGGTAAAAGCCTAACTAAATTGGGGGTGCAGTTGCAGCGCGAAGCTTTAAGTGATGAGCTCCTGGAGTGGGGATTGGTTGATTCATCGGGATACGCTATACCCTACACAGGCTCACAGGTTGGGCTTGATAGATTTTTTGGGGCAGCATCAACCATTGAGTCGTACCGCGCATTAGGGTTTGCTCAGGCCGATTTACACTTTAACGTTGGAAATTGGCAGTATAGAACTAATGTGGGATTCAGGGTAAGCCACTGGAGCTTTAACAAGGAAATTCTTTTTAGCCCCCGCTTAGCACTCAGCTTTAATCATTCAAACTATAGGAGTTTACAGTATCACCTTTCGTTTGGGTATTACTTTCAACCTCCCTTTTATAGGGAGATTCGTTTGGCTAGCGGTGAGCTAAATAGGAACATCAAAGCGCAACAATCCATTCATGCACTTGCAGGAGCCGAGTATTACTTTACAGCTTGGAGCCGACCATTCCGAATGAGCATAGAGTTCTATAATAAGTGGCTAAACCGTTTAATACCATACTCAGTTGATAACGTTCGTTTGCGTTACTCCGGCGAAAACATGGCAAGGGGATACGCACGAGGAGCCGACCTAAAGATAAATGGTGAGCTGGTTTCCGGAGCCGAATCGTGGCTCAGCCTTTCGATTCTCAAAACAAAGGAGGATAATCTTTACGACTCATATATCGATGAAGGTGGGAATACGGTTTACCCCGGATACTATTTCCGCCCTACCGATCAAACCTTTTCCGTTAGTTTATTTTTGCAGGATTACCTGCCTGGCGATAAAAGCTTTAGGGTTAACCTTACCGGGGTATACGGCAGTGGCTTGCCAATGTTGGATAGCTCCGTTCCTGATCAGAAAAGCTTTAGGATGCCATCGTACAAGAGGATTGATGTTGGATTCACAAAATCCTTTATTGACAATGGGAAACGACTGGTGGGTAATTTAAAAATTGCTAACCTCTCAGTAGGGGTCGATATTTTTAATCTTTTCAACTTTAACAATACGGTTTCCTATTTGTGGGTGCAAACTGTAGCCAACCAGGAGGGTAACTCGTATCGGTTTGCCGTGCCCAACTATCTAACTTCGCGCAGAGTTAATGTTAGGTTTCAAATGAATTTTTAG
- a CDS encoding thiamine pyrophosphate-dependent enzyme, with product MNNNKLLLLGDEAIAQGAIDGGLSGIYAYPGTPSTEIMEYVQASKQAAELNIHRQWSANEKTAMEAAIGMSYAGKRAMVCFKHVGLNVAADAFINASITGVNGGLIVVSADDPSMHSSQNEQDSRFYGKFSMIPILEPSNQQEAYDMAYFGFELSERLNVPVLMRITTRMAHSRAGVQRRESRPQNELRLPSDPRQFVLLPSIARKNYKKLLVSQTAMELESEKSAYNQMIEGTDKSLGIITTGIAYNYLIENFPDHKCPHPVLKICQYPIPRKQVTELYNSCSKLLILEEGYPLVEEMIKGFLNIGKTIHGRLDGTLPRDGELNPNIVAKALGLTVTEGEPVPEVVKNRPPSLCQGCGHRDVYEDLNEALKEYGTGRVFSDIGCYTLGALPPYNAINSCVDMGASITMAKGAADAGLVPAVAVIGDSTFTHSGMTGLLDAVVENSPITVIISDNSTTGMTGGQHSSATGRIVEICKGIGVHPDHIRVVTPLKKNHEENVKIIKEELAYNGVSVIIPQRECIQTFARRKKAEKKETNE from the coding sequence ATGAATAACAACAAGTTACTACTGTTAGGCGACGAAGCGATAGCGCAAGGCGCAATTGATGGAGGGCTTTCAGGGATATACGCTTATCCTGGCACCCCATCAACCGAAATAATGGAATACGTGCAAGCCTCAAAGCAAGCAGCCGAATTGAATATTCACAGGCAATGGTCAGCTAACGAGAAAACTGCCATGGAGGCCGCCATCGGTATGTCGTATGCCGGTAAAAGGGCCATGGTTTGTTTTAAGCATGTTGGGCTTAACGTAGCCGCCGATGCTTTTATTAATGCCTCCATTACCGGGGTTAACGGTGGACTAATTGTGGTTTCAGCCGATGACCCATCGATGCACTCCTCACAGAATGAGCAGGATTCACGCTTTTACGGTAAGTTCTCAATGATTCCCATTCTGGAACCATCGAACCAACAGGAGGCTTACGATATGGCATATTTCGGATTTGAACTATCCGAGAGGCTTAACGTTCCTGTATTAATGCGTATTACTACACGCATGGCTCACTCAAGAGCCGGGGTTCAGCGTCGCGAGTCGAGACCCCAAAATGAACTCCGACTGCCATCGGATCCACGCCAGTTTGTTTTGCTTCCCTCCATTGCTCGCAAGAACTACAAAAAACTGCTGGTTTCCCAAACTGCAATGGAACTTGAGTCTGAAAAATCGGCCTATAACCAGATGATTGAGGGAACCGATAAAAGTTTAGGTATAATAACAACTGGCATAGCTTACAATTACCTTATCGAGAATTTCCCTGACCATAAATGTCCACATCCGGTTCTTAAAATTTGCCAATACCCAATACCTCGCAAACAGGTTACTGAACTCTATAATAGCTGCAGTAAGCTTTTGATACTTGAGGAAGGATACCCCCTTGTTGAGGAAATGATAAAAGGTTTCCTAAACATTGGCAAAACCATTCACGGACGACTTGATGGAACATTACCCCGCGATGGCGAACTTAACCCCAACATTGTTGCCAAAGCCCTTGGGCTAACGGTTACTGAGGGGGAGCCTGTGCCCGAGGTTGTAAAAAACCGTCCCCCATCACTCTGTCAGGGTTGTGGGCATAGGGATGTTTACGAGGATTTGAATGAGGCACTAAAGGAATACGGAACGGGAAGGGTTTTCTCCGATATTGGTTGCTACACCCTTGGTGCGCTGCCTCCATATAATGCTATCAACTCCTGTGTTGATATGGGAGCCTCCATTACCATGGCTAAAGGTGCTGCCGATGCAGGTCTTGTTCCAGCGGTTGCTGTTATTGGCGATTCAACATTTACACATAGCGGAATGACTGGCCTTTTGGACGCTGTTGTAGAGAACTCGCCCATCACAGTTATTATTTCTGACAACTCAACAACCGGAATGACCGGAGGCCAGCACTCTTCGGCTACCGGACGAATTGTTGAAATATGTAAAGGAATTGGCGTTCACCCTGACCACATAAGGGTTGTAACCCCCTTAAAGAAAAATCACGAAGAGAACGTGAAAATCATTAAGGAAGAGCTGGCTTACAATGGCGTTTCGGTTATTATTCCTCAGCGTGAATGTATCCAGACCTTTGCCCGACGCAAAAAGGCTGAGAAGAAAGAGACTAATGAGTAA
- a CDS encoding secondary thiamine-phosphate synthase enzyme YjbQ, with amino-acid sequence MIKQIEIVLRPYPQGFHLVTAEIVNQLPELPQVGLLHLFIKHTSAALSINENADPSVRTDLNAFFNRHYPMEPYFKHDLEGDDDMPAHIKTTVVGTSISIPITNGRLNLGTWQGIYLCEFRKHGGSRKIIATIIE; translated from the coding sequence ATGATAAAACAGATAGAAATAGTGCTTAGACCTTACCCCCAAGGTTTTCATCTGGTAACTGCAGAAATAGTAAACCAACTACCTGAACTACCACAGGTAGGTTTACTTCACCTATTCATTAAGCATACATCAGCGGCGCTGAGCATCAATGAGAATGCAGACCCCAGCGTTAGAACTGACCTGAATGCTTTCTTTAACAGGCACTACCCCATGGAGCCATACTTTAAGCACGACCTGGAAGGCGATGACGATATGCCAGCACACATTAAAACCACAGTTGTAGGAACATCGATATCTATACCCATAACTAACGGAAGATTAAACCTGGGAACGTGGCAAGGAATATACCTTTGTGAGTTCCGAAAACACGGCGGGAGTCGAAAAATTATTGCAACAATTATTGAATAA
- a CDS encoding response regulator has product MLQNHNNNLGLGYPFNIRHFLSNLNRYYKAGFWFWDSNTNRIHLGKKFVNALGFKESDNDNIPLDDFFKLVHKDDKKALEKSFQRLRHSSALHQELDFRLKIREEWQHKRIFAFTVKDNPNANSYYIIGQFRNVDPGKSDINTHDVSITFERFANLLQKHQLALLEIDLNGTVVNWNKSTTRLFQFDSENTQSVSLKEGFADDTWKKFQEWLLSGSGKPFTSVYRNISGNEFNLSWSKLADNPQDKKRFIVAARDISQLVEFQNQIKRHDFQNEIISLFFSQIKGQTTPDEIFLLLGQTIEKAFPKSISIVFSYSADDSFVTLESIFGVKTKAWDTFIDELGWNPVGRRLFIEKDKLATLISANVQENIIPFNELLDGIVSATTFKIFERTFKIGKSYISWIVKDDKLFGGIILFQTPDSEPIDTQFLNRMSVVASTVIDMSKANMDSCQMVDGLKKQLAEKYELLTYINHSIRTPLNSIIGFSSMLDFTELDKSLQTEYLRIIQNQSKSLLDLTNELQDFVRISTGALTVIKTKQNVNDFFHELKANIDFRLGLLELYNIKVNYTIPENTDFLELYIDSGRLNQALSIYFIQFIKFIQTGSLNIGYSIEDDKIKIFIHEGDSSIDSKIRTLFTDDLKALLNGTYSHSSHFNILLANRLLTLLEGEVDIINDGKLKFEVKFGLIANETQLQADELNEEQAIKRVEFKNSVVLIVEDEEVNYLILNELLTAWGVSTIWAKNGREAVDLVSSLNQGINLILMDIRMPVMDGYAATMEIKQVNSAIPVVAQTAFSAPQERLKAQAAGCNGYITKPIDPNILHHVLEMYLA; this is encoded by the coding sequence ATGCTGCAGAACCATAACAATAACCTTGGTTTAGGCTATCCTTTTAACATTAGGCATTTTCTGTCGAACCTAAACCGATACTATAAGGCAGGATTTTGGTTTTGGGATTCAAACACCAATAGAATTCATTTGGGGAAAAAGTTTGTTAATGCTTTGGGCTTTAAGGAATCCGATAATGATAACATTCCCCTTGATGATTTTTTCAAATTAGTTCATAAAGATGATAAAAAGGCCCTGGAAAAATCGTTCCAGAGGTTAAGACATAGTTCTGCCTTACACCAGGAGTTGGATTTTAGATTAAAGATTCGTGAGGAGTGGCAGCATAAGAGGATTTTTGCATTTACCGTTAAGGATAACCCCAATGCAAACAGTTACTACATTATTGGTCAGTTCAGAAATGTTGACCCGGGCAAGAGTGATATAAATACCCATGATGTGTCCATTACATTCGAACGTTTTGCCAACCTACTACAAAAGCATCAGCTTGCTTTGCTTGAGATTGATTTGAATGGCACCGTTGTGAACTGGAACAAAAGTACCACAAGGCTTTTTCAGTTCGATTCAGAGAACACACAATCAGTTTCGCTTAAGGAAGGCTTTGCCGATGATACCTGGAAAAAATTTCAGGAGTGGTTGCTGAGTGGTTCAGGGAAGCCTTTTACCTCAGTCTATAGAAATATCAGTGGAAACGAGTTTAATCTAAGCTGGTCAAAACTTGCCGATAATCCTCAAGATAAAAAAAGATTTATAGTAGCAGCACGCGATATTAGTCAGCTTGTTGAGTTTCAAAACCAAATTAAAAGACATGATTTTCAGAATGAGATAATATCATTGTTCTTCTCTCAGATTAAAGGGCAAACAACACCCGATGAGATTTTCCTACTGCTTGGACAAACCATTGAAAAGGCTTTCCCTAAATCAATATCCATCGTTTTTTCCTACAGTGCCGACGATAGCTTTGTTACGCTGGAATCAATTTTTGGGGTAAAGACCAAAGCGTGGGATACTTTTATTGATGAGCTGGGTTGGAACCCGGTTGGCCGTAGGCTTTTTATTGAAAAGGATAAACTTGCCACCTTAATTTCGGCCAACGTACAGGAGAACATTATTCCCTTCAATGAGCTGCTTGATGGCATAGTATCGGCAACAACCTTTAAAATATTTGAGCGAACCTTCAAGATAGGCAAGAGCTACATTTCCTGGATTGTTAAGGACGACAAACTGTTTGGTGGAATAATATTATTTCAAACACCCGATTCTGAACCGATTGATACACAATTCTTGAATAGAATGTCGGTGGTAGCCTCAACGGTTATCGATATGAGTAAAGCGAATATGGATTCCTGCCAAATGGTTGATGGGTTAAAAAAACAGCTTGCCGAGAAGTATGAGCTATTAACATACATCAATCACAGCATAAGAACCCCGCTTAACTCTATAATTGGGTTTAGCAGTATGCTCGATTTTACTGAGCTAGACAAGTCGCTGCAAACCGAATACCTTAGAATTATTCAAAACCAAAGCAAATCGCTGTTGGACCTCACCAATGAATTACAGGATTTTGTCAGAATTAGTACTGGGGCGCTCACAGTTATTAAAACCAAGCAAAATGTAAATGACTTTTTTCATGAACTAAAAGCAAATATCGATTTTCGATTGGGGTTGCTGGAACTATACAACATAAAGGTTAACTATACGATTCCTGAAAATACCGATTTTCTTGAACTCTACATTGATTCCGGGCGTTTAAATCAGGCACTAAGCATCTATTTCATTCAATTCATAAAATTCATTCAAACCGGAAGCCTAAATATTGGATATTCAATTGAGGATGATAAGATTAAGATTTTTATTCATGAAGGGGATTCATCAATTGATTCAAAAATACGAACATTATTTACTGATGACTTAAAAGCCTTACTAAACGGAACCTATAGCCATTCTTCCCATTTCAACATATTGTTGGCCAACAGGCTATTAACCTTACTTGAGGGTGAAGTGGATATAATCAACGACGGCAAGTTAAAGTTTGAGGTGAAATTTGGTTTAATTGCTAACGAGACCCAGCTCCAAGCCGATGAACTAAACGAAGAACAAGCCATAAAGAGAGTTGAATTCAAGAATAGTGTAGTTCTAATTGTTGAAGATGAAGAGGTTAACTATTTAATCCTAAACGAACTTCTGACGGCATGGGGGGTGTCAACCATTTGGGCTAAAAATGGTAGAGAAGCAGTGGATTTAGTAAGCTCGCTTAACCAAGGCATTAACCTCATCCTTATGGATATTAGGATGCCAGTTATGGATGGTTATGCAGCAACTATGGAAATAAAACAAGTTAATTCTGCTATTCCTGTTGTGGCCCAAACAGCCTTTTCGGCGCCACAGGAGCGTTTAAAAGCTCAGGCAGCTGGATGTAATGGTTACATCACAAAACCCATCGACCCCAACATTTTACACCATGTTCTTGAAATGTATTTAGCCTGA
- a CDS encoding indolepyruvate oxidoreductase subunit beta gives MKNDIILAGVGGQGILSIAAAIGLAAVNSNLYIKQSEVHGMSQRGGDVQSHLRISDKPIASDLIPAGKADMIISVEPMEGLRYLPFLAQTGWLVTNVTPFNNIPDYPNIDDILSKIKAVKNHIAIDADAIAKEAGSTKASNIVMLGAASLFLDIPFEKIEEGIRQLFGRKGDDVVQLNLKALRLGREFSEKNK, from the coding sequence ATGAAAAACGACATAATACTTGCAGGCGTAGGCGGACAGGGAATACTTTCCATTGCAGCAGCCATTGGACTTGCCGCCGTAAACAGCAATCTCTACATCAAACAATCCGAGGTGCACGGTATGAGCCAACGTGGCGGCGACGTGCAATCGCACCTTCGAATATCCGATAAGCCAATTGCCTCCGACCTCATTCCGGCTGGCAAAGCCGATATGATTATTTCTGTTGAGCCCATGGAGGGCCTCAGGTATTTACCCTTTTTGGCCCAAACAGGATGGTTGGTAACCAATGTTACCCCCTTTAACAACATTCCCGATTACCCCAACATCGACGATATACTATCTAAAATAAAAGCTGTAAAGAACCACATTGCTATTGATGCCGATGCCATTGCTAAGGAAGCAGGCTCAACAAAAGCTTCAAACATAGTAATGCTTGGCGCTGCCTCGCTATTCCTCGATATTCCTTTCGAAAAAATCGAAGAAGGAATACGCCAGCTTTTTGGTAGAAAAGGCGACGATGTGGTTCAGTTAAACCTTAAGGCACTCCGGTTAGGGCGTGAGTTCAGCGAAAAAAACAAATAA
- a CDS encoding cation:proton antiporter domain-containing protein produces the protein MENFGFHLPISEPITVFGITEFIGNALFIPIFLFYVGMLIDLKAFVSGYESLELSAILISFAIISKWLAAYLTQKIFKLKTLDRQLIFGLSTAHAAASIAIILAGYKIGIVDINVLIATIVVIFASCVVSAMVTERAAGNHAIAFPTVSFKPYDTEKVLIPGANPANIEYQIEFAGHVNNRTKKLPITLENALTT, from the coding sequence ATGGAAAATTTTGGGTTTCATCTCCCAATTAGTGAGCCCATTACAGTATTTGGAATTACCGAGTTTATTGGAAACGCCCTATTTATTCCTATCTTTCTTTTTTACGTTGGAATGCTAATTGACCTGAAAGCTTTTGTAAGCGGATACGAATCGCTTGAACTATCTGCAATTCTCATATCATTCGCCATAATCTCAAAATGGCTGGCGGCATACCTCACTCAAAAAATATTTAAGCTAAAAACACTCGATCGGCAACTAATTTTTGGTTTGAGCACTGCTCACGCTGCTGCTAGCATAGCAATTATTCTGGCTGGTTACAAGATTGGCATTGTGGATATTAATGTGTTGATCGCCACTATAGTAGTGATTTTTGCCTCGTGTGTTGTGAGTGCAATGGTAACCGAAAGGGCTGCAGGGAACCATGCCATAGCCTTTCCGACTGTAAGTTTTAAACCATACGATACTGAAAAAGTATTGATTCCGGGAGCAAATCCGGCAAACATTGAATACCAAATTGAGTTTGCTGGGCATGTAAACAATCGGACTAAAAAGCTCCCCATCACCTTAGAGAATGCTTTAACCACATGA
- a CDS encoding nucleoside-triphosphatase encodes MKGNSVAYKLSPLWQRAIIGGSIWGALEITLGSVLHNLIVPMAAGTLLASLGVLTVSAISAPSIQRGFFWRAALICALLKSVSPSAVILPPMVGIALEGVLMELGLLILGTNVLGLLLGGGLALLSIPLFKAIRLYMIYGQGIVEFFNSLLIQLTGSNNVIVTNHLIYTLLIIYLSLGIISALIGYSLGKNNLPIAINPIEITVFTRVGNNLNFRTYLLLIIHIIALVSYLAFASAMPTWFAILGGGLYSTLVLAFYERPRKMLLKPIFILPVLAFAFIIPLITTKLVLVPMYGSYIFVRAIFVVVTLAAIGTELAKPAVSQLFSRGFLSPVYHASSMAFNALPIYLEAFEKSKFTASSMLKSIQGVINNSSWCGNRPIFIVTGGLGEGKSTYLENLLETLGKEKGLSFKGFIARGIGAPPLREGYNLRIIPEGTDLMLCRRIGACGLPNKSFEFNDGVIVRLTTDLAAINADDILVIDEVGRMELYGEVWAGLIEHHLTKTKNVLILTVRRENLMHVVERWNLTDAYVFDINKVGVTDAAKSIKNLVLSYHAASSRK; translated from the coding sequence GTGAAAGGGAATAGCGTGGCATACAAGCTTAGCCCATTGTGGCAAAGGGCAATTATAGGTGGGAGTATTTGGGGTGCTCTGGAAATCACATTGGGTTCTGTACTTCACAACCTGATCGTTCCTATGGCTGCAGGAACATTGCTTGCATCGCTTGGTGTATTAACCGTTTCTGCTATTTCGGCACCATCAATTCAGAGAGGATTCTTCTGGCGAGCAGCACTGATTTGTGCCTTACTTAAGTCAGTATCGCCTAGCGCGGTAATTCTACCTCCAATGGTGGGAATTGCACTTGAAGGGGTTCTTATGGAGTTAGGATTACTAATATTGGGCACAAATGTACTTGGACTTTTACTGGGTGGAGGTTTGGCTCTGCTCTCAATTCCGCTTTTTAAAGCTATTAGACTATACATGATTTACGGACAAGGCATTGTTGAATTTTTTAATAGCTTGTTAATCCAATTAACTGGAAGCAATAATGTGATTGTAACCAATCATTTGATTTATACCTTACTGATTATTTATTTGTCCCTTGGTATCATATCGGCATTGATTGGATATAGCCTAGGGAAAAATAATTTGCCCATTGCCATTAATCCAATTGAAATTACAGTTTTTACAAGAGTTGGCAATAATCTAAATTTCAGAACTTATTTACTGTTGATAATCCATATAATTGCCCTTGTGTCATATCTTGCTTTTGCCTCAGCAATGCCTACTTGGTTTGCCATTTTGGGCGGTGGGTTATATTCAACTCTTGTTTTAGCCTTTTATGAAAGGCCCCGAAAAATGCTATTAAAGCCAATTTTTATATTGCCCGTTCTGGCATTTGCTTTTATAATTCCATTAATCACAACCAAGTTAGTCCTGGTTCCAATGTATGGCTCATATATTTTTGTTAGAGCAATCTTTGTTGTTGTAACATTAGCTGCAATTGGAACAGAGTTAGCCAAACCTGCCGTTAGTCAGCTTTTTAGTAGAGGATTTCTAAGTCCGGTTTACCATGCATCAAGCATGGCATTTAATGCCTTACCCATATACCTGGAAGCTTTTGAAAAATCGAAATTTACAGCTTCATCAATGCTTAAAAGTATTCAGGGCGTAATCAATAACTCGAGTTGGTGCGGTAATAGACCAATATTTATCGTTACAGGTGGTTTAGGTGAGGGAAAATCAACCTATTTAGAAAATCTGCTGGAAACTTTAGGGAAGGAAAAAGGCTTGAGTTTTAAGGGATTTATTGCCAGGGGTATAGGTGCGCCACCGCTACGCGAGGGATATAATCTTAGGATAATACCCGAGGGAACCGACTTGATGTTGTGCCGTAGGATTGGAGCTTGTGGTTTGCCTAATAAGTCGTTTGAGTTTAACGATGGGGTTATAGTGAGGTTAACCACTGATTTGGCTGCTATTAATGCCGATGATATATTGGTTATTGATGAGGTTGGCCGAATGGAGCTTTATGGTGAGGTGTGGGCAGGGCTAATAGAGCATCATCTTACAAAAACTAAGAATGTTTTGATACTAACAGTGAGGCGGGAAAACCTAATGCATGTTGTGGAAAGGTGGAACCTAACCGATGCCTACGTATTTGATATTAATAAGGTTGGTGTAACCGATGCTGCAAAGAGCATTAAAAATTTAGTTCTCAGTTACCACGCGGCCAGTTCCCGAAAGTAA